The following are encoded in a window of Ranitomeya variabilis isolate aRanVar5 chromosome 6, aRanVar5.hap1, whole genome shotgun sequence genomic DNA:
- the LOC143783161 gene encoding alanine aminotransferase 2 isoform X10 has translation MGQKPITFLRQVSAICLYPELLNDNKFPDDVKQKALRILQACGGNSLGSYSASQGIEVVRQDVSRYIERRDGGIPSNPDNIYLSTGASDSIVTMLKLLVSGQGRSRTGVLIPIPQYPLYSAALAELGAVQVNYYLDEENCWALNVTELQRALHEARKHCDPKVLCIINPGNPTGQVQSRKCIEDVIRFAAEENLFVMADEVYQDNIYAEGCAFHSFKKVLFELGPKYSDVVELASFHSTSKGFMGECGFRGGYMEVVNMDCAVKQELTKLVSVRLCPPVPGQALLDMIVNPPQPGEPSYKQFMVEKQAVLGNLAEKARLTEQILNGAPGIQCNPVQGAMYSFPRIQIPERAVRLAQSEGQAPDMFFCMKLLEETGICVVPGSGFGQRDGTHHFRMTILPPTEKLRSLLERLKDFHQKFMQEYSP, from the exons ATGGGTCAGAAGCCGATCACTTTCCTGCGGCAG GTCAGTGCCATCTGTTTGTACCCAGAGCTCCTGAACGACAATAAGTTCCCAGATGATGTGAAGCAGAAGGCGCTGCGGATTCTGCAGGCTTGTGGGGGCAACAGCCTCG GGTCCTACAGCGCCAGCCAAGGAATAGAGGTGGTCCGGCAGGATGTGTCCAGGTACATTGAGCGGAGAGATGGCGGCATCCCTTCCAACCCCGACAACATTTACCTTTCCACCGGTGCCAGTGACTCCATCGTG ACCATGCTGAAGCTGCTGGTGTCAGGTCAGGGCCGCTCTCGGACCGGCGTCCTCATCCCCATCCCCCAGTACCCCCTGTACTCGGCTGCGCTGGCGGAGCTGGGGGCTGTGCAGGTGAACTACTACCTGGATGAAGAGAACTGCTGGGCGCTGAATGTCACCGAGCTGCAGAGGGCGCTGCACGAGGCCCGGAAACACTGCGACCCCAAGGTCCTGTGCATCATTAACCCAGGAAACCCCACAG GTCAGGTGCAGAGCAGGAAATGCATCGAGGATGTGATTCGCTTTGCGGCTGAAGAGAACCTGTTTGTGATGGCCGATGAG GTTTATCAGGACAACATTTACGCCGAGGGCTGcgccttccactcctttaagaaggtTCTGTTTGAGTTGGGTCCCAAGTACTCGGATGTGGTGGAGCTGGCATCATTTCACTCCACATCCAAGGGCTTCATGGGCGA GTGCGGTTTCCGGGGCGGGTACATGGAGGTGGTCAATATGGACTGCGCTGTGAAACAGGAGCTCACTAAGCTGGTGTCTGTGCGTCTGTGCCCCCCTGTGCCCGGGCAAGCGCTTCTGGACATGATCGTAAACCCCCCTCAACCGGGAGAACCGTCCTATAAGCAGTTCATGGTG GAGAAGCAAGCTGTGCTGGGTAACCTGGCGGAGAAGGCGCGTCTCACCGAGCAAATCCTAAATGGAGCCCCCGGGATCCAGTGTAATCCAGTCCAGGGAGCCATGTACTCTTTCCCAAGGATCCAGATTCCAGAGCGAGCAGTCAGACTGGCCCAG TCTGAAGGTCAGGCCCCAGACATGTTCTTCTGTATGAAGTTACTGGAAGAGACGGGCATTTGTGTTGTACCGGGGAGCGGCTTTGGCCAGCGAGATGGAACCCACCACTTTAG GATGACTATTCTCCCACCAACCGAGAAGCTGAGGAGTCTTCTGGAGCGGCTGAAGGATTTCCACCAGAAATTCATGCAGGAATATTCTCCATGA
- the LOC143783161 gene encoding alanine aminotransferase 2 isoform X7, whose product MSENGAAGRVLCLETMNPAIRKVEYAVRGPIVSRAVELEKELQQVRRKGVKKPFSEVIKANIGDAHAMGQKPITFLRQVSAICLYPELLNDNKFPDDVKQKALRILQACGGNSLGSYSASQGIEVVRQDVSRYIERRDGGIPSNPDNIYLSTGASDSIVTMLKLLVSGQGRSRTGVLIPIPQYPLYSAALAELGAVQVNYYLDEENCWALNVTELQRALHEARKHCDPKVLCIINPGNPTGQVQSRKCIEDVIRFAAEENLFVMADEVYQDNIYAEGCAFHSFKKVLFELGPKYSDVVELASFHSTSKGFMGECGFRGGYMEVVNMDCAVKQELTKLVSVRLCPPVPGQALLDMIVNPPQPGEPSYKQFMVEKQAVLGNLAEKARLTEQILNGAPGIQCNPVQGAMYSFPRIQIPERAVRLAQSEGQAPDMFFCMKLLEETGICVVPGSGFGQRDGTHHFRMTILPPTEKLRSLLERLKDFHQKFMQEYSP is encoded by the exons GGGGTGAAGAAACCGTTTTCAGAAGTTATTAAAGCGAACATTGGGGACGCTCATGCGATGGGTCAGAAGCCGATCACTTTCCTGCGGCAG GTCAGTGCCATCTGTTTGTACCCAGAGCTCCTGAACGACAATAAGTTCCCAGATGATGTGAAGCAGAAGGCGCTGCGGATTCTGCAGGCTTGTGGGGGCAACAGCCTCG GGTCCTACAGCGCCAGCCAAGGAATAGAGGTGGTCCGGCAGGATGTGTCCAGGTACATTGAGCGGAGAGATGGCGGCATCCCTTCCAACCCCGACAACATTTACCTTTCCACCGGTGCCAGTGACTCCATCGTG ACCATGCTGAAGCTGCTGGTGTCAGGTCAGGGCCGCTCTCGGACCGGCGTCCTCATCCCCATCCCCCAGTACCCCCTGTACTCGGCTGCGCTGGCGGAGCTGGGGGCTGTGCAGGTGAACTACTACCTGGATGAAGAGAACTGCTGGGCGCTGAATGTCACCGAGCTGCAGAGGGCGCTGCACGAGGCCCGGAAACACTGCGACCCCAAGGTCCTGTGCATCATTAACCCAGGAAACCCCACAG GTCAGGTGCAGAGCAGGAAATGCATCGAGGATGTGATTCGCTTTGCGGCTGAAGAGAACCTGTTTGTGATGGCCGATGAG GTTTATCAGGACAACATTTACGCCGAGGGCTGcgccttccactcctttaagaaggtTCTGTTTGAGTTGGGTCCCAAGTACTCGGATGTGGTGGAGCTGGCATCATTTCACTCCACATCCAAGGGCTTCATGGGCGA GTGCGGTTTCCGGGGCGGGTACATGGAGGTGGTCAATATGGACTGCGCTGTGAAACAGGAGCTCACTAAGCTGGTGTCTGTGCGTCTGTGCCCCCCTGTGCCCGGGCAAGCGCTTCTGGACATGATCGTAAACCCCCCTCAACCGGGAGAACCGTCCTATAAGCAGTTCATGGTG GAGAAGCAAGCTGTGCTGGGTAACCTGGCGGAGAAGGCGCGTCTCACCGAGCAAATCCTAAATGGAGCCCCCGGGATCCAGTGTAATCCAGTCCAGGGAGCCATGTACTCTTTCCCAAGGATCCAGATTCCAGAGCGAGCAGTCAGACTGGCCCAG TCTGAAGGTCAGGCCCCAGACATGTTCTTCTGTATGAAGTTACTGGAAGAGACGGGCATTTGTGTTGTACCGGGGAGCGGCTTTGGCCAGCGAGATGGAACCCACCACTTTAG GATGACTATTCTCCCACCAACCGAGAAGCTGAGGAGTCTTCTGGAGCGGCTGAAGGATTTCCACCAGAAATTCATGCAGGAATATTCTCCATGA
- the LOC143783161 gene encoding alanine aminotransferase 2 isoform X8, whose amino-acid sequence MSENGAAGRVLCLETMNPAIRKVEYAVRGPIVSRAVELEKELQQGVKKPFSEVIKANIGDAHAMGQKPITFLRQVSAICLYPELLNDNKFPDDVKQKALRILQACGGNSLGSYSASQGIEVVRQDVSRYIERRDGGIPSNPDNIYLSTGASDSIVTMLKLLVSGQGRSRTGVLIPIPQYPLYSAALAELGAVQVNYYLDEENCWALNVTELQRALHEARKHCDPKVLCIINPGNPTGQVQSRKCIEDVIRFAAEENLFVMADEVYQDNIYAEGCAFHSFKKVLFELGPKYSDVVELASFHSTSKGFMGECGFRGGYMEVVNMDCAVKQELTKLVSVRLCPPVPGQALLDMIVNPPQPGEPSYKQFMVEKQAVLGNLAEKARLTEQILNGAPGIQCNPVQGAMYSFPRIQIPERAVRLAQSEGQAPDMFFCMKLLEETGICVVPGSGFGQRDGTHHFRMTILPPTEKLRSLLERLKDFHQKFMQEYSP is encoded by the exons GGGGTGAAGAAACCGTTTTCAGAAGTTATTAAAGCGAACATTGGGGACGCTCATGCGATGGGTCAGAAGCCGATCACTTTCCTGCGGCAG GTCAGTGCCATCTGTTTGTACCCAGAGCTCCTGAACGACAATAAGTTCCCAGATGATGTGAAGCAGAAGGCGCTGCGGATTCTGCAGGCTTGTGGGGGCAACAGCCTCG GGTCCTACAGCGCCAGCCAAGGAATAGAGGTGGTCCGGCAGGATGTGTCCAGGTACATTGAGCGGAGAGATGGCGGCATCCCTTCCAACCCCGACAACATTTACCTTTCCACCGGTGCCAGTGACTCCATCGTG ACCATGCTGAAGCTGCTGGTGTCAGGTCAGGGCCGCTCTCGGACCGGCGTCCTCATCCCCATCCCCCAGTACCCCCTGTACTCGGCTGCGCTGGCGGAGCTGGGGGCTGTGCAGGTGAACTACTACCTGGATGAAGAGAACTGCTGGGCGCTGAATGTCACCGAGCTGCAGAGGGCGCTGCACGAGGCCCGGAAACACTGCGACCCCAAGGTCCTGTGCATCATTAACCCAGGAAACCCCACAG GTCAGGTGCAGAGCAGGAAATGCATCGAGGATGTGATTCGCTTTGCGGCTGAAGAGAACCTGTTTGTGATGGCCGATGAG GTTTATCAGGACAACATTTACGCCGAGGGCTGcgccttccactcctttaagaaggtTCTGTTTGAGTTGGGTCCCAAGTACTCGGATGTGGTGGAGCTGGCATCATTTCACTCCACATCCAAGGGCTTCATGGGCGA GTGCGGTTTCCGGGGCGGGTACATGGAGGTGGTCAATATGGACTGCGCTGTGAAACAGGAGCTCACTAAGCTGGTGTCTGTGCGTCTGTGCCCCCCTGTGCCCGGGCAAGCGCTTCTGGACATGATCGTAAACCCCCCTCAACCGGGAGAACCGTCCTATAAGCAGTTCATGGTG GAGAAGCAAGCTGTGCTGGGTAACCTGGCGGAGAAGGCGCGTCTCACCGAGCAAATCCTAAATGGAGCCCCCGGGATCCAGTGTAATCCAGTCCAGGGAGCCATGTACTCTTTCCCAAGGATCCAGATTCCAGAGCGAGCAGTCAGACTGGCCCAG TCTGAAGGTCAGGCCCCAGACATGTTCTTCTGTATGAAGTTACTGGAAGAGACGGGCATTTGTGTTGTACCGGGGAGCGGCTTTGGCCAGCGAGATGGAACCCACCACTTTAG GATGACTATTCTCCCACCAACCGAGAAGCTGAGGAGTCTTCTGGAGCGGCTGAAGGATTTCCACCAGAAATTCATGCAGGAATATTCTCCATGA
- the LOC143783161 gene encoding alanine aminotransferase 2 isoform X9, giving the protein MLLLWQRFSSSAFLSPEAGKRLRLGQGVKKPFSEVIKANIGDAHAMGQKPITFLRQVSAICLYPELLNDNKFPDDVKQKALRILQACGGNSLGSYSASQGIEVVRQDVSRYIERRDGGIPSNPDNIYLSTGASDSIVTMLKLLVSGQGRSRTGVLIPIPQYPLYSAALAELGAVQVNYYLDEENCWALNVTELQRALHEARKHCDPKVLCIINPGNPTGQVQSRKCIEDVIRFAAEENLFVMADEVYQDNIYAEGCAFHSFKKVLFELGPKYSDVVELASFHSTSKGFMGECGFRGGYMEVVNMDCAVKQELTKLVSVRLCPPVPGQALLDMIVNPPQPGEPSYKQFMVEKQAVLGNLAEKARLTEQILNGAPGIQCNPVQGAMYSFPRIQIPERAVRLAQSEGQAPDMFFCMKLLEETGICVVPGSGFGQRDGTHHFRMTILPPTEKLRSLLERLKDFHQKFMQEYSP; this is encoded by the exons atgcttttattgtggcaacgcttctcatcttctgcgttcctgtcaccagaagccgggaaacgcctccgcctaggtcag GGGGTGAAGAAACCGTTTTCAGAAGTTATTAAAGCGAACATTGGGGACGCTCATGCGATGGGTCAGAAGCCGATCACTTTCCTGCGGCAG GTCAGTGCCATCTGTTTGTACCCAGAGCTCCTGAACGACAATAAGTTCCCAGATGATGTGAAGCAGAAGGCGCTGCGGATTCTGCAGGCTTGTGGGGGCAACAGCCTCG GGTCCTACAGCGCCAGCCAAGGAATAGAGGTGGTCCGGCAGGATGTGTCCAGGTACATTGAGCGGAGAGATGGCGGCATCCCTTCCAACCCCGACAACATTTACCTTTCCACCGGTGCCAGTGACTCCATCGTG ACCATGCTGAAGCTGCTGGTGTCAGGTCAGGGCCGCTCTCGGACCGGCGTCCTCATCCCCATCCCCCAGTACCCCCTGTACTCGGCTGCGCTGGCGGAGCTGGGGGCTGTGCAGGTGAACTACTACCTGGATGAAGAGAACTGCTGGGCGCTGAATGTCACCGAGCTGCAGAGGGCGCTGCACGAGGCCCGGAAACACTGCGACCCCAAGGTCCTGTGCATCATTAACCCAGGAAACCCCACAG GTCAGGTGCAGAGCAGGAAATGCATCGAGGATGTGATTCGCTTTGCGGCTGAAGAGAACCTGTTTGTGATGGCCGATGAG GTTTATCAGGACAACATTTACGCCGAGGGCTGcgccttccactcctttaagaaggtTCTGTTTGAGTTGGGTCCCAAGTACTCGGATGTGGTGGAGCTGGCATCATTTCACTCCACATCCAAGGGCTTCATGGGCGA GTGCGGTTTCCGGGGCGGGTACATGGAGGTGGTCAATATGGACTGCGCTGTGAAACAGGAGCTCACTAAGCTGGTGTCTGTGCGTCTGTGCCCCCCTGTGCCCGGGCAAGCGCTTCTGGACATGATCGTAAACCCCCCTCAACCGGGAGAACCGTCCTATAAGCAGTTCATGGTG GAGAAGCAAGCTGTGCTGGGTAACCTGGCGGAGAAGGCGCGTCTCACCGAGCAAATCCTAAATGGAGCCCCCGGGATCCAGTGTAATCCAGTCCAGGGAGCCATGTACTCTTTCCCAAGGATCCAGATTCCAGAGCGAGCAGTCAGACTGGCCCAG TCTGAAGGTCAGGCCCCAGACATGTTCTTCTGTATGAAGTTACTGGAAGAGACGGGCATTTGTGTTGTACCGGGGAGCGGCTTTGGCCAGCGAGATGGAACCCACCACTTTAG GATGACTATTCTCCCACCAACCGAGAAGCTGAGGAGTCTTCTGGAGCGGCTGAAGGATTTCCACCAGAAATTCATGCAGGAATATTCTCCATGA